One region of Peromyscus eremicus chromosome 4, PerEre_H2_v1, whole genome shotgun sequence genomic DNA includes:
- the LOC131907669 gene encoding olfactory receptor 5C1, with protein sequence MEKWRDVRSKSSPQFVKSLPSRISSENFTWSRVTPDEFILLGITNRWDLRVTLFLIFLPIYFVSLVGNVGMVLLIRVDARLHTPMYFFLANLSLLDAFYSSAIGPKMLVDLLLSHATIPYVACALQMFVFAGLADAECCLLAVMAYDRYVAIGNPLLYTTVMSPRLCLALLGASCLGGAVSAFVHTTFTFRLSFCSSLEVNSFFCDIPPMLAISCNDTSLNELLLFAVCGFIQTATVLAIAVSYGFIAGAVIRMQSAEGRRRAASTCGSHLTAVAILYGTLIFMYLRPSSSYALDTDKMASVFYTLVIPALNPLIYSLRNKEVKEALRRTWNRFCCPGRSTSDWSQEVG encoded by the exons ATGGAGAAATGGAGAGATGTCCGAAGCAAATCTTCCCCTCAGTTTGTAAAG TCTCTACCCAGCAGGATAAGCTCAGAGAACTTCACATGGTCCAGAGTTACACCAGATGAATTCATCCTCTTGGGGATCACAAATCGTTGGGACCTGCGTGTGACCCTCTTCCTGATATTTCTGCCCATCTACTTCGTCAGCCTGGTGGGAAATGTAGGCATGGTGCTACTCATTCGTGTGGATGCCAGGCTCCACAcgcccatgtacttcttcctggcCAACCTCTCCCTGCTAGATGCTTTCTATTCCTCTGCCATCGGCCCCAAGATGCTAGTTGACCTCCTACTGTCCCATGCTACCATCCCTTATGTAGCCTGTGCCCTCCAGATGTTTGTCTTTGCAGGGCTGGCTGATGCTGAGTGCTGCCTATTAGCAGTCATGGCCTACGATCGCTATGTAGCCATTGGGAACCCTCTTCTCTATACCACAGTTATGTCACCCCGTCTATGTCTGGCCTTACTAGGGGCATCATGCCTGGGTGGAGCAGTGAGCGCCTTTGTACATACAACCTTCACCTTCCGTCTGAGCTTCTGCAGCTCACTGGAGGTCAACAGCTTCTTCTGTGATATTCCTCCAATGCTGGCCATCTCCTGCAATGACACCAGTCTCAATGAACTCCTCCTTTTTGCTGTCTGTGGCTTTATCCAGACAGCCACAGTATTGGCTATTGCTGTGTCTTATGGATTCATCGCTGGGGCTGTGATCCGCATGCAGTCAGCTGAGGGCCGTCGGCGGGCAGCTTCCACATGTGGCTCTCACCTCACAGCTGTGGCCATACTGTATGGGACCCTTATTTTCATGTACCTGCGTCCCAGCTCCAGCTATGCCCTGGACACTGACAAAATGGCATCTGTGTTCTACACTCTCGTCATTCCAGCTCTCAACCCGCTCATCTACAGCCTTAGAAACAAGGAGGTCAAGGAAGCCCTTCGGCGTACCTGGAATCGGTTCTGCTGTCCAGGACGGAGTACCAGTGATTGGTCACAGGAAGTGGGTTAG